The sequence GCTGAGGTCCAAGCTATCTTGGCGGCGTTTAGAACGGATCGTTACTACCAGCACTACGCCGACTTCGTGACGTTCCTATTCGGTACAGGCTGTCGTTTTGGGGAAGCTGTAGCCCTAAAATGGAAGCATATTGCCGATGACTACTCAACGGTATGGATTGGCGAATCTGTTTCTAGAGGAGTCCGTAAGACCACCAAAACGGGGAAAGATCGGACGATAACCCTTACCCCCACGGTGGCAGAAATGCTATCTGCTAGAAAACCTACCAACGTAGATCCTGAAGCATCAGTTTTTCCATCGCCGAAGGGAAAGCTCCTCAACGACCATACCTTCCGTCGCCGAGCCTGGACCAAAATCTTGACCCGGCTCGAAATTACCTACCGGAAGCCTTACTCTACCCGCCATACTGCCATCAGCCATACTCTGGCTAATGGCGCAAATCCTCTAGCGGTAGCAGAGCAAACAGGTCACGATCCTCAAATTTTGTTCAAACATTATGCCTCCGTCATTCAGAAATCTGCTGTGATGGTGGAATTTTAAAGCGCTAACGTTATAGCTTGTGTCCAGCCCAAACTACCCTGCCCATGATGCTTAGGCCATTAGCTTTGCTAGACAGGTCTAAGGAAAAAGCTTCGTAGGCAGGGTTATCACTTAGCACCCGGAAGTTATTTTCGGGGATGTATTGCAAGCGCTTAATCAAAATTCGCTCATTTAGCTTAAACAGGAAAAGGCCATGGTCGATAGCCGCTAACTCCCTAACACGAGTATCTACTAGGACTAGGTCTCCGAGAACCAGGGTAGGCTCCATGCTTTCGTCCTGAACTTGGGTGAGGAGTAAGTGGTCATAAGACTTTGGGAACTCAGACTTTAGCCAGTCCGTCTGGAAAGCTAGCGGATCCTTATAGATATACTCTTTGGATTCTCCGTCTCCCAAGCTGTTGTGACCGGGCTGACCACCAGCCAGCCATTCTACGCTGACGTTTGCCGTGCGTGCTATGGCGAGCAGTGCAGGTCGGGTAGGTTC is a genomic window of Nodosilinea sp. E11 containing:
- a CDS encoding LexA family transcriptional regulator; protein product: MNNTPSNEGQAVLTDSNDFPQRLKQAVGENSIRGFARSCGFSDTVLRQYLNGQSEPTRPALLAIARTANVSVEWLAGGQPGHNSLGDGESKEYIYKDPLAFQTDWLKSEFPKSYDHLLLTQVQDESMEPTLVLGDLVLVDTRVRELAAIDHGLFLFKLNERILIKRLQYIPENNFRVLSDNPAYEAFSLDLSSKANGLSIMGRVVWAGHKL